The proteins below are encoded in one region of Parvicella tangerina:
- the hisG gene encoding ATP phosphoribosyltransferase, translating to MSKLKIAIQKSGRLNEDSLKLLKSCGISFNNGKDQLKVEVENFPLEILYLRNSDIPQYLEDGTADIAIVGENLLIEKQKKVEVILPLGFSKCRVSLAVPKEVKTDDLAYFQGKRIATSYPVTLGNYLQKNNISAEIHTISGSVEIAPNIGLADGICDIVSSGSTLFKNGLRETQVILKSQAVLVRSKLLNNEKLAILERLVFRMKAVLKAKNSKYILMNVKNENIEAVSNLLPVLKSPTILPLAEPGWSSLHSVINENQFWEVIDELKLAGAEDILIVPIDKMVV from the coding sequence ATGAGTAAATTAAAAATTGCAATTCAGAAAAGTGGTCGTTTAAATGAAGACTCACTTAAGTTATTAAAGTCTTGCGGCATTTCTTTCAATAACGGAAAAGATCAACTAAAAGTAGAGGTCGAAAACTTTCCTCTGGAGATTCTATACCTCAGGAACTCTGATATTCCTCAGTACTTAGAAGATGGAACTGCTGATATTGCCATTGTAGGCGAAAATCTGTTAATTGAGAAGCAAAAAAAGGTTGAAGTAATTCTTCCTCTAGGATTTTCAAAATGTAGAGTTTCGTTAGCCGTTCCAAAAGAGGTAAAAACGGATGATTTAGCGTATTTTCAAGGAAAGCGAATAGCCACCTCCTACCCTGTTACCCTTGGAAACTACCTGCAGAAAAATAATATTTCAGCAGAAATCCACACCATTTCTGGGTCAGTTGAAATTGCTCCCAATATTGGCTTAGCAGATGGTATTTGTGACATTGTAAGTTCAGGAAGTACACTTTTTAAAAATGGACTGAGAGAAACTCAAGTTATTCTCAAGTCACAAGCAGTACTCGTTCGGTCAAAACTTCTAAATAATGAAAAACTTGCCATTCTTGAAAGATTAGTTTTTCGCATGAAAGCTGTGTTAAAGGCAAAAAACAGCAAATACATCTTGATGAACGTAAAAAATGAGAACATAGAGGCTGTTTCTAACCTGCTACCTGTTTTAAAAAGTCCAACGATACTACCTCTAGCTGAACCCGGATGGAGTTCTCTTCACTCGGTCATCAATGAAAACCAGTTCTGGGAGGTAATTGACGAATTAAAATTAGCCGGTGCCGAAGATATCCTTATTGTTCCAATCGATAAAATGGTCGTGTGA
- the hisH gene encoding imidazole glycerol phosphate synthase subunit HisH, translated as MIAIIDYQAGNTTSVVNAIKSLGAACIVTDDPKVIKTANKVILPGVGSAGPAMESLKTKGLDQVIKLLETPFLGICLGLQLMCEFSEEDNTPCLGIFDSKVKKFPPKEKVPHMGWNSHTMVKGELFKDIDHAEDFYFVHSYYVEQNKSEIATGDYIVDFASAINKNNFYGVQFHPEKSANPGMKLLQNFLKLQ; from the coding sequence ATGATAGCAATAATAGATTACCAAGCAGGCAATACTACTTCAGTAGTCAACGCCATTAAAAGTCTGGGTGCGGCATGCATCGTGACTGATGATCCGAAGGTTATCAAAACTGCAAATAAAGTAATACTTCCTGGGGTTGGTTCAGCTGGTCCAGCCATGGAAAGTCTTAAAACAAAAGGTCTTGACCAAGTCATTAAGCTGTTAGAAACTCCTTTCTTAGGCATTTGCCTGGGATTACAACTCATGTGTGAATTCTCTGAAGAAGACAATACTCCCTGTCTCGGTATTTTCGACTCAAAAGTCAAGAAGTTCCCACCAAAGGAGAAAGTTCCGCACATGGGATGGAACTCACACACTATGGTCAAAGGAGAATTATTCAAGGACATTGATCACGCTGAAGACTTTTACTTTGTGCATTCCTATTATGTTGAACAAAACAAAAGTGAAATTGCAACAGGAGATTATATAGTTGATTTCGCCAGCGCAATAAACAAGAATAACTTTTATGGTGTGCAATTCCACCCAGAGAAATCAGCTAATCCTGGGATGAAGTTGCTTCAAAACTTTCTTAAACTACAATAA
- a CDS encoding SpoIIE family protein phosphatase, which yields MKKINLRILALVILGLAGAILSYLIYDINKTEKSLAQSLLQKPMESAEVTLNGFFEPIEGELESIKEQAQLGILDSITPRFMNGYFGPVIKHYHQVSSMGLANTDGFEFDVLPSEDDMRNRVVWVDKWGNIEKWSSWDINADKNVIHEIDKWTDSLKHDPRVRPWFKGAIAADGAYINWTEPYIYNTTNEVGITASLAWKDKYSDKKHIIAYDLTLHDISEFTQNISISKHGKMFVLSSEGKFIGLPNDPAFDSKEERNNNILKSVSDVNVPAIQEAYTEWSRLNQADSSFEFVSQGDYWWGKLTYYELSPGNSLIVGVIVPEKDILSEVERTKRIIIGGFLFVLILTGFVLYSYGQSKKANRALAAKNKEIEHQKLLIQEKSQEITDSIIYAKRIQSAILPPDHEVKRLLPNSFILYKPKDIVAGDFYWLEEKDGHILIAAADCTGHGVPGAMVSVVCKNGLSRSVREYKELEPGRILDRTREIVIAEFEKSHEEVKDGMDIALCAIKGNTVKYAGAHNPLWIVRKGSDTVEEIKACKQPIGKFHVDKPFKTHEVVMNEGDTIYFFSDGYADQFGGEKGKKFKTGRFKKLVLSMQHESMKKQKKIIDQKFEKWKGDLEQLDDLCVIGIRF from the coding sequence ATGAAAAAAATCAACCTGAGAATATTAGCTCTGGTTATTCTGGGATTGGCAGGAGCCATCCTCTCCTATTTGATCTATGACATCAATAAAACGGAGAAAAGTCTAGCACAATCTCTTCTTCAAAAACCAATGGAGAGTGCAGAAGTTACGCTAAATGGTTTTTTTGAGCCCATTGAAGGGGAGTTAGAATCCATCAAAGAACAAGCCCAGTTGGGTATTTTGGATTCCATCACTCCCAGATTCATGAATGGCTATTTCGGACCTGTTATCAAACATTACCATCAGGTATCATCAATGGGATTAGCAAATACCGATGGGTTTGAGTTTGACGTGCTACCCTCTGAGGATGATATGAGAAATCGTGTAGTTTGGGTAGATAAATGGGGAAATATAGAAAAATGGTCTTCATGGGATATAAATGCAGATAAAAATGTAATCCATGAAATTGACAAATGGACAGATTCGTTGAAGCACGACCCAAGAGTACGACCGTGGTTTAAAGGAGCTATTGCAGCAGACGGAGCCTACATCAATTGGACAGAACCCTACATATACAACACTACAAATGAAGTAGGCATTACGGCATCTTTAGCTTGGAAAGATAAGTACTCGGATAAAAAGCACATCATCGCCTACGATCTAACGCTTCATGACATTTCAGAGTTTACCCAGAATATTTCGATCAGTAAGCATGGTAAAATGTTCGTTCTGTCATCAGAAGGCAAATTTATTGGACTCCCGAATGATCCAGCTTTTGACTCAAAAGAAGAACGAAACAATAACATTCTAAAATCAGTTAGTGATGTTAATGTACCTGCAATCCAAGAAGCATACACGGAATGGTCGAGGCTTAATCAGGCAGACTCGTCATTTGAGTTCGTTAGCCAGGGGGACTACTGGTGGGGAAAACTCACCTATTATGAATTATCCCCAGGAAACTCGTTAATTGTTGGTGTAATCGTTCCTGAAAAGGATATTTTAAGTGAAGTAGAACGGACCAAACGAATCATTATCGGAGGGTTTTTATTTGTACTTATTCTAACAGGGTTTGTTCTTTACTCATATGGTCAGTCGAAAAAAGCAAATCGAGCTTTAGCCGCAAAAAACAAAGAGATTGAGCATCAGAAATTACTAATTCAAGAAAAGAGTCAGGAAATTACAGATTCCATCATTTATGCAAAGCGTATTCAAAGTGCCATACTTCCGCCTGACCATGAGGTTAAGCGTCTGCTGCCCAATTCGTTTATCCTTTATAAGCCCAAGGACATTGTTGCAGGAGACTTTTACTGGTTAGAGGAAAAAGACGGGCATATTTTAATAGCTGCCGCAGATTGCACTGGCCATGGTGTACCAGGAGCAATGGTCAGCGTAGTCTGTAAGAATGGGTTAAGTCGTTCTGTAAGAGAATATAAGGAATTGGAACCTGGACGTATACTAGATCGTACTAGAGAGATTGTTATCGCTGAGTTTGAGAAGTCTCATGAAGAAGTTAAAGACGGAATGGACATAGCGCTGTGTGCAATTAAAGGTAATACCGTTAAATATGCTGGTGCTCATAATCCGCTTTGGATTGTTAGAAAAGGAAGTGATACCGTTGAAGAGATTAAAGCTTGCAAGCAACCTATTGGTAAATTTCACGTGGACAAACCATTTAAGACTCATGAGGTCGTTATGAACGAAGGTGACACCATCTATTTCTTCTCTGATGGGTATGCCGATCAGTTTGGTGGAGAAAAAGGTAAGAAATTTAAGACCGGTCGCTTTAAGAAACTAGTCCTATCTATGCAACACGAAAGCATGAAAAAACAAAAAAAGATCATCGACCAAAAATTTGAAAAATGGAAAGGTGACCTTGAGCAATTAGATGATCTTTGTGTAATAGGAATTCGATTTTAA
- the hisA gene encoding 1-(5-phosphoribosyl)-5-[(5-phosphoribosylamino)methylideneamino]imidazole-4-carboxamide isomerase, giving the protein MRIIPAIDIIEGKCVRLTEGDYNSKKVYNENPLEVAKEFEDNGIQYLHLVDLDGAKASRIINHRVLEEIASETQLSIDFGGGIKRNDDVRIALESGAKQITGGSIAVKDQELFLNWIEQYGPDKIILGADCKDRKIATSGWIETSKIDVLDFIQQYIEKGIQQVICTDISKDGNLAGPSFELYEEILSKTSVNLIASGGVSSMHDLERLKKLGCEGVIIGKAIYEGRITLNELRELC; this is encoded by the coding sequence ATGAGAATAATACCAGCCATAGATATCATAGAAGGAAAGTGTGTTAGACTTACCGAAGGTGATTACAACAGCAAGAAGGTTTATAATGAAAACCCATTGGAGGTAGCTAAGGAATTTGAAGATAATGGCATTCAATATCTACATCTCGTAGACCTGGATGGAGCCAAAGCGTCTCGAATCATAAATCACCGTGTACTTGAAGAAATTGCCAGCGAAACACAACTATCGATAGATTTTGGAGGAGGAATAAAACGTAATGATGATGTACGAATCGCGCTTGAATCTGGAGCAAAACAGATCACTGGGGGAAGTATTGCGGTTAAAGATCAAGAGTTATTTCTGAATTGGATTGAACAGTACGGTCCTGACAAGATCATCCTTGGGGCAGACTGCAAAGACAGAAAAATTGCTACCAGTGGTTGGATAGAGACATCCAAAATTGATGTATTGGATTTTATCCAACAATATATTGAAAAAGGCATCCAGCAAGTTATTTGCACTGACATTTCAAAAGACGGGAATCTTGCTGGTCCTTCTTTTGAGCTTTACGAAGAAATCTTATCCAAGACGTCAGTTAACCTTATTGCAAGCGGTGGCGTGTCATCGATGCATGATCTCGAAAGGTTAAAAAAGCTAGGATGTGAAGGTGTTATTATCGGAAAAGCTATTTATGAAGGAAGAATTACGTTGAACGAATTACGAGAGCTATGCTAA
- the hisC gene encoding histidinol-phosphate transaminase translates to MNKLEKITRPNILSLVPYSSARNEFKGNADIFLDANENPFGELNRYPDPMQVDLKRALAAELNVSSNNVFIGNGSDEVIDLLFRIFCTPGVDNVITLNPSYGMYSVSAAINDVLIQRIPLDSDYNVQVDKLLNAVNPNTKIIFLCSPNNPTGNIIPLEDIELICSRFNGIVVVDEAYIDFSDSPSAVGLLGKNWNLVVSQTFSKARGLAAARVGYAIGSEELINLMNKVKPPYNVSKLNQKVALEALLNKEKYNQEVELIKTQRRQVKDELAQLPIVNKIFPSEANFILVKFEDGPKVYNWLLEKNIVVRNRDNEIKNTIRITIGSKEENEKLINELKNYCYEKESTIY, encoded by the coding sequence ATGAATAAACTGGAAAAAATAACTCGTCCAAATATTCTATCGCTAGTACCCTACTCTAGCGCTAGAAATGAATTTAAAGGAAACGCTGACATCTTTTTAGACGCGAACGAAAATCCTTTTGGGGAATTAAATAGGTATCCCGATCCAATGCAAGTGGATCTAAAACGAGCTCTTGCAGCTGAGCTTAATGTTTCTAGTAATAATGTTTTCATTGGCAACGGAAGTGATGAAGTGATCGATCTCTTGTTTCGGATATTCTGTACCCCAGGAGTAGACAACGTGATTACACTAAATCCTTCCTACGGGATGTATAGTGTTAGTGCCGCAATCAATGATGTATTGATACAGCGTATTCCATTGGACTCTGACTATAATGTGCAAGTTGACAAGCTTTTAAATGCAGTTAACCCAAATACAAAGATCATCTTCTTGTGTAGTCCAAATAACCCTACTGGAAACATTATTCCTCTAGAGGACATTGAACTAATTTGCTCAAGATTCAATGGTATAGTGGTCGTTGATGAGGCCTATATTGATTTTTCTGACTCCCCTTCAGCCGTAGGACTATTAGGGAAAAACTGGAATTTAGTAGTCAGTCAAACATTTAGCAAGGCAAGAGGACTTGCTGCAGCCAGAGTTGGCTATGCGATTGGATCTGAGGAGCTTATTAACCTCATGAATAAGGTAAAACCTCCCTATAACGTGAGCAAACTCAATCAAAAAGTTGCCTTAGAAGCACTCCTGAATAAAGAAAAGTACAACCAAGAAGTAGAACTCATCAAAACCCAGAGAAGACAAGTTAAAGACGAACTAGCTCAGCTACCTATCGTCAATAAAATTTTCCCTTCTGAAGCTAACTTCATTCTCGTAAAATTTGAAGATGGACCAAAGGTTTATAATTGGCTTCTTGAAAAAAATATAGTGGTAAGAAATAGAGATAATGAAATAAAAAACACCATCCGTATCACTATCGGAAGTAAGGAAGAAAATGAAAAGTTGATTAATGAATTGAAAAACTATTGCTATGAAAAAGAAAGTACTATTTATTGA
- the hisD gene encoding histidinol dehydrogenase, translating into MKKIINPQLKDWSELSKRPQLNQTDLTDLILNVFQDVQENGDRALKKFTKEFDQCELTEIAVSKKEFAASENLIRDDLKKAIQLAKANIEAFHLSQQTEKQIIETQPGVECWRESRGIENVGLYIPGGSAPLFSTILMLAIPAKIAGCKNIVLCTPPNSQGQIDPAILYTAKLTGVTSVFKTGGSQAIAAMAFGTESIPKVNKIFGPGNQYVTKAKELAQQFGIAIDMPAGPSEVLIVADDSSIPEFVAADLLSQAEHGPDSQVILLSTSEFMSDNILNELDAQLNELPRKEIAKKALWNSKTIILNDISQCIAFSNLYAPEHLILAFDNAEDYIPSITNAGSVFIGNYSCESAGDYASGTNHTLPTNGFAKNYSGVSLDSFVKKITFQKLTAEGINSIGPSIELMAEAEQLIAHKNAVTVRLNYLNS; encoded by the coding sequence ATGAAAAAAATAATTAACCCACAACTTAAAGATTGGTCGGAATTATCAAAACGTCCTCAGCTCAATCAAACTGATCTAACTGACCTTATTCTGAACGTATTTCAAGATGTTCAGGAAAATGGCGATCGTGCTTTGAAAAAATTCACCAAGGAATTTGATCAATGTGAACTTACCGAAATTGCGGTTTCAAAAAAGGAATTTGCAGCATCTGAAAACCTTATTCGCGATGACTTGAAAAAGGCTATTCAACTTGCCAAGGCAAATATTGAAGCTTTTCACCTTTCTCAACAGACCGAAAAGCAAATCATTGAAACCCAGCCTGGCGTAGAATGCTGGCGTGAATCAAGAGGTATTGAAAATGTGGGGCTTTATATTCCTGGTGGATCAGCTCCTCTTTTTTCAACCATTCTCATGTTAGCGATCCCTGCAAAAATAGCTGGCTGTAAAAACATAGTTTTATGTACTCCTCCGAATAGCCAGGGTCAAATTGATCCTGCAATTTTATACACTGCTAAATTAACTGGAGTGACCAGCGTCTTTAAGACTGGTGGTTCTCAAGCTATAGCAGCCATGGCCTTTGGAACGGAGAGCATTCCTAAAGTGAACAAGATCTTCGGACCCGGAAATCAGTATGTAACAAAAGCTAAAGAGTTGGCTCAACAATTCGGAATAGCCATAGATATGCCGGCTGGACCCAGTGAAGTGCTAATAGTAGCTGATGATTCAAGCATACCAGAATTTGTGGCGGCCGACCTGTTATCTCAAGCAGAACACGGTCCAGACAGTCAGGTAATTCTCTTATCAACTTCTGAATTCATGAGCGATAATATTCTTAATGAATTAGATGCTCAGTTAAATGAGTTACCTCGTAAAGAAATAGCAAAAAAGGCATTGTGGAATAGTAAAACGATCATTCTTAATGATATATCTCAATGTATCGCCTTTAGTAATCTTTACGCACCTGAGCACTTAATTCTGGCCTTTGACAACGCAGAGGACTATATTCCTTCTATCACTAATGCCGGGTCTGTATTCATTGGGAATTATAGTTGTGAAAGTGCAGGCGATTATGCAAGTGGGACCAATCACACACTTCCTACGAATGGTTTTGCCAAAAACTATAGCGGGGTTTCTCTGGATAGCTTCGTCAAAAAAATAACTTTTCAAAAGCTGACAGCAGAAGGAATAAATTCCATTGGCCCTTCGATTGAATTAATGGCGGAAGCAGAACAACTCATCGCACACAAAAACGCGGTTACGGTAAGACTAAACTACTTGAACTCATGA
- the hisB gene encoding bifunctional histidinol-phosphatase/imidazoleglycerol-phosphate dehydratase HisB produces the protein MKKKVLFIDRDGTLVIEPPIDYQLDSFEKLEFYPGVFRNLSKIVEELDYELVMVTNQDGLGTDSFPENTFWPAQNKIIQAFKNEGVTFSAILIDKSFPEDNAPTRKPRTGLLNEYIYGDYDLENSYVIGDRETDIELAKNLGAQGIFIGKNAEDAVLATENWSEIYAYLKSKPRIGSVTRKTKETQIEVTVNLDGNGKKAINTGLGFFDHMLEQIVKHGNIDLSIDVKGDLFVDEHHTIEDTALALGAAFKDALGSKKGIERYGWLLPMDDCLAQVALDFGGRPWIEWDAQFSREKIGDCPTEMFFHFFKSFSDAAMCNLNIKAEGENEHHKIEAIFKGFAKAIKMAVQKTGNYSIPSTKGTL, from the coding sequence ATGAAAAAGAAAGTACTATTTATTGACAGAGATGGGACGTTAGTCATTGAACCTCCCATTGATTATCAGTTAGACAGTTTCGAGAAACTAGAGTTCTACCCGGGTGTATTTCGCAACCTGTCCAAAATCGTGGAGGAGTTAGACTATGAATTAGTAATGGTCACAAACCAAGACGGATTAGGCACCGACTCCTTTCCAGAGAACACTTTCTGGCCCGCTCAGAACAAGATCATTCAGGCATTTAAAAATGAGGGCGTAACCTTTTCAGCAATTTTGATCGACAAGAGTTTTCCTGAGGATAATGCCCCTACAAGAAAGCCGAGAACCGGACTTCTGAATGAGTATATCTATGGTGATTATGACCTCGAGAACTCATATGTGATCGGAGATCGAGAAACAGATATCGAACTAGCAAAGAATTTAGGTGCGCAAGGAATTTTTATCGGAAAAAATGCCGAAGATGCTGTTCTTGCCACTGAAAACTGGAGTGAAATTTATGCCTATTTGAAGTCAAAACCTCGAATTGGATCCGTGACTCGAAAAACGAAAGAGACACAGATTGAGGTAACTGTGAACCTTGACGGAAACGGCAAAAAAGCAATCAATACTGGGTTAGGTTTCTTTGATCACATGCTTGAACAAATCGTTAAACACGGAAATATCGATCTTTCCATCGATGTTAAAGGCGATCTATTTGTAGATGAACACCACACCATAGAAGATACGGCATTAGCCTTAGGAGCTGCGTTCAAAGATGCGCTAGGGTCAAAAAAAGGAATTGAAAGATATGGATGGCTATTACCTATGGATGACTGTTTAGCTCAAGTTGCATTAGATTTTGGAGGGAGACCATGGATCGAATGGGACGCACAATTTTCAAGAGAAAAGATTGGAGACTGCCCAACAGAAATGTTTTTTCACTTTTTTAAATCTTTTTCAGATGCAGCCATGTGTAACTTAAACATCAAGGCGGAAGGAGAAAATGAACACCACAAAATTGAAGCTATTTTTAAAGGTTTTGCAAAGGCAATAAAAATGGCTGTTCAAAAAACGGGTAATTACAGCATACCAAGTACTAAAGGAACATTATGA
- the hisF gene encoding imidazole glycerol phosphate synthase subunit HisF, translating to MLKKRIIPCLDIKNGRTVKGINFVGIKDAGDPIELATKYVRDGADELVFLDITATHEKRKTMVELVNRIAKKINVPFTVGGGINSLEDASAVIDAGADKISVNSAAVRDPSLISSIANKYGNQCVVVAIDIKKEDNGNWYVYTSGGRNRNNLEALYWAQEVEKRGAGEILLTSMNNDGTKSGFALEITEKISSCVNIPVIASGGAGKVADFADLFQSTTASAGLAASIFHYGEIPIPQLKKELKSLNISIR from the coding sequence ATGCTAAAAAAGAGAATCATACCGTGTCTGGACATTAAAAATGGACGAACGGTGAAAGGTATAAACTTTGTGGGCATCAAAGACGCAGGAGATCCAATTGAATTGGCAACTAAATACGTTAGAGATGGTGCAGACGAACTCGTTTTTCTAGATATTACTGCTACTCATGAAAAACGAAAAACTATGGTCGAACTTGTCAATCGAATTGCTAAAAAAATTAATGTTCCATTTACTGTAGGTGGAGGGATTAACAGCCTGGAGGATGCATCTGCTGTTATTGATGCTGGAGCGGATAAAATTAGTGTTAACAGCGCTGCAGTCAGAGACCCTTCGTTGATCTCTTCAATTGCTAATAAATACGGGAATCAATGCGTTGTCGTAGCCATTGACATCAAGAAAGAAGATAATGGAAATTGGTATGTCTATACGTCTGGAGGCAGAAATCGCAATAATCTGGAAGCTTTATACTGGGCACAAGAAGTTGAAAAGCGGGGAGCTGGCGAAATCTTACTTACCTCTATGAACAATGACGGCACAAAAAGTGGATTTGCCTTAGAGATTACAGAAAAGATATCCTCCTGTGTTAATATTCCTGTAATTGCCTCAGGAGGTGCTGGAAAAGTGGCTGACTTTGCAGACCTCTTTCAATCTACCACCGCAAGTGCTGGTCTTGCAGCAAGTATTTTCCATTATGGAGAAATACCAATACCACAATTAAAGAAAGAACTGAAATCATTAAATATATCAATAAGATGA